A part of Mycolicibacterium sp. TUM20985 genomic DNA contains:
- the rraA gene encoding ribonuclease E activity regulator RraA, with protein MTIEPRATADLVDDIYPDVRSCDLQLRDYGAKTMFAGPITTVRCFQDNALLKSMLSEPGHGGVLVIDGNGSLHTALVGDVIAGLAVENGWAGLIVHGAVRDAAALRTMDIGIKALGTNPRKGTKTGEGHRDVAVTFGGVTFVPGEIAYCDDDGIVVVQPLRKQTGG; from the coding sequence GTGACCATCGAACCGCGGGCTACCGCCGACCTCGTCGACGACATCTACCCGGACGTCCGAAGCTGCGACCTCCAACTGCGGGACTACGGCGCCAAGACGATGTTCGCGGGACCCATCACCACGGTCCGATGCTTTCAGGACAATGCGCTGCTGAAGTCGATGCTGTCCGAACCGGGCCACGGCGGCGTGCTGGTGATCGACGGGAACGGCTCGCTTCACACGGCGTTGGTCGGCGACGTCATCGCCGGTCTCGCCGTCGAGAACGGTTGGGCGGGGCTGATCGTGCACGGGGCGGTCCGCGACGCCGCCGCGCTGCGCACCATGGACATCGGCATCAAGGCGCTCGGCACCAACCCGCGCAAGGGCACCAAGACCGGCGAAGGTCACCGCGACGTCGCGGTGACCTTCGGCGGTGTGACGTTCGTTCCCGGTGAGATCGCGTACTGCGACGACGACGGGATCGTCGTCGTCCAGCCCCTGCGCAAGCAGACGGGTGGCTAA